A single Anaeromyxobacter diazotrophicus DNA region contains:
- a CDS encoding DUF3015 family protein has product MRRVLVALFVMGLSISTYAEAKSTEAAIRGTKGRYGDAGCGLGSMAFGDQQGAIQILAATTNGTFGNQTFGITTGTSNCSGLSGAQATRLFIEVNREALAKDISRGSGETIGTLTWLNGCTDSNSVGATLQKNFSAIFPSESVSTDAVTEAVIKTLKDEKMLACQNLG; this is encoded by the coding sequence ATGCGCAGAGTCCTCGTCGCGCTGTTCGTCATGGGGCTGTCCATCAGCACGTACGCCGAAGCCAAGTCGACCGAGGCCGCCATCCGCGGCACCAAGGGTCGGTACGGCGACGCCGGCTGCGGGCTCGGCTCGATGGCCTTCGGCGACCAGCAGGGCGCCATCCAGATCCTGGCCGCCACCACCAACGGCACCTTCGGCAACCAGACCTTCGGCATCACCACCGGCACCTCGAACTGCAGCGGCCTCAGCGGCGCCCAGGCGACCCGCCTCTTCATCGAGGTGAACCGCGAGGCGCTGGCGAAGGACATCTCGCGCGGCTCGGGCGAGACCATCGGCACGCTGACCTGGCTCAACGGCTGCACCGACTCGAACAGCGTGGGCGCCACCCTGCAGAAGAACTTCTCCGCCATCTTCCCCTCGGAGAGCGTGTCGACCGACGCGGTCACCGAGGCGGTCATCAAGACGCTGAAGGATGAGAAGATGCTGGCGTGTCAGAACCTCGGCTGA
- a CDS encoding Lnb N-terminal periplasmic domain-containing protein, with protein sequence MTRLAALLLGAALASTAAAAEPAPPPYLSELLAAARARHLADALAWRRLVHYRAKLLGGVEAAADGPGFYLAPGGKTDPAAELEATLTGFFAPAAPAAPPAPATPPARQHPQCQFPARLAWLSGELGIDRSRLPAPACPRLDEFRARVQARSVTLVFSSYYLNNPASAFGHTFLRLNKTAAPEAAKHFQLLDFGVDYAATVDTGNVLLYAVKGLTGLFHGNWNHYPYFYKVREYADYESRDLWEYDLALTPAETELLVAHLWELGSTWFDYYYLTENCSQGVLGALEAAAPRLELLRHLGLIVLPADTVKALFENPGLVRAVHFRPSIRTQFLARAGALSSRERGALRALIGSPAAPTPGLAPPEEARALDAALDWVDFVHAKELLDARVTPAADVKQRLMARRSTVPVQSQELVIPLAASQQPQLGHGSLRMGVAGGASSRAGPLAVYDFRLALHDLADPPTGYPALAQIEFLPVRVRYEPRHDALHLERALVVDVFSLSDFSRFDPHVTWRAGFGADTIRDAGCPGCLAGVAQLGGGLAQSFLGDAVTAYALTDAELAAAPDLRGLDGRAARLALGPSAGLRLRAGERASLLGEAGWRYLPWAAPRSTFDLRLTGRLHLRRTSLWLEIARRPIETEALLGVSLFL encoded by the coding sequence ATGACCCGCCTGGCCGCCCTGCTCCTGGGCGCCGCGCTGGCCTCGACCGCCGCGGCGGCCGAACCGGCGCCGCCTCCCTACCTCTCCGAGCTCCTGGCCGCGGCCCGCGCCCGCCACCTGGCGGACGCGCTCGCCTGGCGCCGCCTCGTGCACTACCGCGCGAAGCTGCTGGGCGGCGTCGAGGCCGCCGCCGACGGCCCGGGCTTCTACCTGGCTCCGGGCGGCAAGACCGACCCGGCGGCGGAGCTGGAGGCCACGCTGACCGGCTTCTTCGCGCCGGCTGCGCCCGCCGCGCCGCCGGCGCCGGCCACCCCGCCGGCCCGGCAGCACCCGCAGTGCCAGTTCCCGGCGCGCCTGGCCTGGCTCTCGGGGGAGCTCGGGATCGACCGGTCCCGCTTGCCGGCGCCGGCCTGCCCGCGGCTGGACGAGTTCCGCGCCCGCGTCCAGGCGCGCTCCGTCACCCTCGTCTTCTCCTCCTACTACCTCAACAACCCCGCCTCGGCGTTCGGCCATACCTTCCTCAGGCTGAACAAGACCGCCGCCCCCGAGGCGGCCAAGCACTTCCAGCTCCTCGACTTCGGGGTGGACTACGCCGCGACCGTCGACACCGGCAACGTCCTCCTCTACGCGGTGAAGGGCCTCACCGGCCTCTTCCACGGGAACTGGAACCACTACCCCTACTTCTACAAGGTGCGCGAGTACGCGGACTACGAGTCGCGCGACCTGTGGGAGTACGACCTCGCGCTCACCCCGGCCGAGACCGAGCTGCTGGTGGCGCACCTGTGGGAGCTCGGCTCGACCTGGTTCGACTACTACTACCTCACCGAGAACTGCTCGCAGGGTGTGCTGGGCGCGCTCGAGGCGGCCGCGCCGCGGCTGGAGCTGCTGCGCCACCTCGGCCTCATCGTGCTGCCGGCCGACACGGTGAAGGCGTTGTTCGAGAACCCGGGCCTCGTCCGCGCGGTGCACTTCCGGCCCTCGATCCGGACCCAGTTCCTGGCCCGCGCCGGCGCCCTCTCCAGCCGGGAGCGCGGCGCGCTGCGCGCGCTCATCGGCTCGCCCGCCGCGCCGACCCCCGGGCTCGCGCCCCCCGAGGAGGCGCGCGCGCTCGACGCGGCGCTCGACTGGGTGGACTTCGTGCACGCGAAGGAGCTGCTCGACGCGCGGGTGACCCCGGCGGCCGACGTGAAGCAGCGGCTCATGGCGCGGCGCAGCACCGTCCCGGTGCAGAGCCAGGAGCTCGTCATCCCACTCGCCGCGTCGCAGCAGCCGCAGCTCGGCCACGGGTCCCTGCGGATGGGAGTCGCGGGCGGCGCCTCCAGCCGCGCCGGGCCGCTCGCCGTGTACGACTTCCGGCTGGCGCTGCACGACCTCGCCGACCCGCCCACCGGCTACCCGGCCCTGGCCCAGATCGAGTTCCTGCCGGTGCGGGTCCGGTACGAGCCGCGCCACGACGCGCTCCACCTCGAGCGCGCGCTGGTGGTGGACGTCTTCTCGCTGAGCGACTTCAGCCGCTTCGACCCCCACGTCACCTGGCGCGCCGGCTTCGGCGCCGACACGATCCGCGACGCCGGCTGCCCCGGCTGCCTGGCCGGCGTGGCGCAGCTCGGGGGCGGGCTCGCGCAGTCCTTCCTGGGCGACGCGGTGACCGCGTACGCGCTCACCGACGCCGAGCTGGCGGCCGCGCCGGACCTGCGCGGCCTCGACGGGCGCGCGGCGCGGCTCGCGCTGGGGCCGTCGGCGGGCCTGCGGCTCCGCGCCGGCGAGCGCGCCTCGCTGCTGGGCGAGGCGGGGTGGCGCTACCTGCCGTGGGCGGCCCCGCGCTCCACCTTCGACCTCCGCCTCACCGGCCGGCTCCACCTCCGCCGGACGTCGCTGTGGCTCGAGATCGCGCGGCGCCCCATCGAGACCGAGGCGCTCCTCGGGGTGTCGCTCTTCCTCTGA